From a single Miscanthus floridulus cultivar M001 chromosome 8, ASM1932011v1, whole genome shotgun sequence genomic region:
- the LOC136472935 gene encoding putative magnesium transporter MRS2-D isoform X1, whose translation MLPPPQATLRGSAHDARTSKASPRARRPGCHPRQEEPSTSMATATATAPRRRHAATGAAAGEWAAVSASGQWRAEAIGKHQLVRRTGLSARDLRALDPALSHPSSVMARDRAVVVNLDRVRAVITASEVLVPGPRDPSVVPLVAELRERLAAAPTASPAPSRAVSDGGVSPPSSGGGKVLPFEFRALEVCLEYACKSLEHETSMLEKEAYPALDALTSRISTLNLEHVRQIKSRLVAISGGVHKVRDELEHLLDDDDDMAAMHLSEKAAFQAASQSSRFDIGTGLVEIDEDGDDDEAEAEKEDQGSMAFMPKIDELESLLEAYFVQIDGTLNKLSTLREYVEDTEDYINIMLDDKQNQLLQMGVVLSTATLLITSAVVVTAVFGMNIHIALFRITDFNVFWEAVGGTVAGAATLFVVAMFYYWKNGILR comes from the exons ATGCTGCCGCCTCCGCAAGCCACGCTACGGGGCAGCGCACACGACGCGCGCACAAGTAAAGCTTCGCCACGGGCACGCCGACCCGGATGCCACCCGCGCCAGGAAGAGCCCTCCAcctccatggccacggccacggccacggcaccGCGGCGGAGGCACGCGGCGACGGGCGCCGCGGCGGGGGAGTGGGCGGCGGTGTCAGCCTCGGGCCAGTGGCGGGCGGAGGCCATCGGGAAGCACCAGCTAGTGCGGCGGACGGGGCTGTCGGCTCGCGACCTCCGCGCGCTGGACCCGGCGCTGTCGCACCCGTCCAGCGTCATGGCCCGGGACCGCGCCGTCGTCGTCAACCTGGACCGCGTCCGCGCCGTCATCACCGCGTCCGAGGTGCTGGTCCCCGGGCCGCGTGACCCCTCCGTCGTGCCGCTCGTCGCCGAGCTCCGCGAGCGGCTCGCCGCCGCCCCCACCGCCTCGCCCGCGCCATCGCGCGCTGTCTCG GACGGGGGCGTCTCGCCgccgagcagcggcggcggcaaggtGCTGCCGTTCGAGTTCAGGGCGCTGGAGGTGTGCCTTGAGTACGCGTGCAAGTCACTTGAACATGAG ACATCGATGCTAGAGAAAGAGGCATACCCAGCGTTAGATGCACTTACCTCAAGAATCAGCACTCTCAATCTTGAGCACGTACGGCAAATAAAGAGCCGATTAGTTGCCATTTCTGGGGGAGTTCATAAG GTCAGGGATGAACTAGAGCATCTCCTAGATGACGATGATGACATGGCAGCGATGCACCTGTCGGAGAAGGCCGCATTCCAAGCAGCTAGTCAGTCGTCGAGATTTGATATCGGGACAGGGCTGGTCGAAATCGATGAAGATGG GGATGACGACGAAGCAGAAGCAGAGAAAGAAGACCAAGGATCCATGGCCTTCATGCCGAAGATCGACGAGCTCGAGAGCTTGCTGGAGGCCTACTTCGTGCAGATCGACGGCACCCTGAACAAGCTCTCAACT CTGCGGGAGTACGTGGAGGACACGGAGGACTACATCAACATCATGCTGGACGACAAGCAGAACCAGCTGCTCCAGATGGGGGTGGTGCTGTCCACGGCCACGCTCCTGATcaccagcgccgtcgtcgtcacgGCAGTCTTCGGCATGAACATCCACATCGCGCTCTTCAGGATCACCGACTTCAACGTCTTCTGGGAGGCTGTCGGCGGCACGGTCGCCGGCGCGGCCACGCTGTTCGTCGTCGCCATGTTCTACTACTGGAAGAACGGGATACTGCGGTGA
- the LOC136472935 gene encoding putative magnesium transporter MRS2-D isoform X2 gives MLPPPQATLRGSAHDARTSKASPRARRPGCHPRQEEPSTSMATATATAPRRRHAATGAAAGEWAAVSASGQWRAEAIGKHQLVRRTGLSARDLRALDPALSHPSSVMARDRAVVVNLDRVRAVITASEVLVPGPRDPSVVPLVAELRERLAAAPTASPAPSRAVSDGGVSPPSSGGGKVLPFEFRALEVCLEYACKSLEHETSMLEKEAYPALDALTSRISTLNLEHVRQIKSRLVAISGGVHKVRDELEHLLDDDDDMAAMHLSEKAAFQAASQSSRFDIGTGLVEIDEDGDDDEAEAEKEDQGSMAFMPKIDELESLLEAYFVQIDGTLNKLSTKRLISWFIHGLV, from the exons ATGCTGCCGCCTCCGCAAGCCACGCTACGGGGCAGCGCACACGACGCGCGCACAAGTAAAGCTTCGCCACGGGCACGCCGACCCGGATGCCACCCGCGCCAGGAAGAGCCCTCCAcctccatggccacggccacggccacggcaccGCGGCGGAGGCACGCGGCGACGGGCGCCGCGGCGGGGGAGTGGGCGGCGGTGTCAGCCTCGGGCCAGTGGCGGGCGGAGGCCATCGGGAAGCACCAGCTAGTGCGGCGGACGGGGCTGTCGGCTCGCGACCTCCGCGCGCTGGACCCGGCGCTGTCGCACCCGTCCAGCGTCATGGCCCGGGACCGCGCCGTCGTCGTCAACCTGGACCGCGTCCGCGCCGTCATCACCGCGTCCGAGGTGCTGGTCCCCGGGCCGCGTGACCCCTCCGTCGTGCCGCTCGTCGCCGAGCTCCGCGAGCGGCTCGCCGCCGCCCCCACCGCCTCGCCCGCGCCATCGCGCGCTGTCTCG GACGGGGGCGTCTCGCCgccgagcagcggcggcggcaaggtGCTGCCGTTCGAGTTCAGGGCGCTGGAGGTGTGCCTTGAGTACGCGTGCAAGTCACTTGAACATGAG ACATCGATGCTAGAGAAAGAGGCATACCCAGCGTTAGATGCACTTACCTCAAGAATCAGCACTCTCAATCTTGAGCACGTACGGCAAATAAAGAGCCGATTAGTTGCCATTTCTGGGGGAGTTCATAAG GTCAGGGATGAACTAGAGCATCTCCTAGATGACGATGATGACATGGCAGCGATGCACCTGTCGGAGAAGGCCGCATTCCAAGCAGCTAGTCAGTCGTCGAGATTTGATATCGGGACAGGGCTGGTCGAAATCGATGAAGATGG GGATGACGACGAAGCAGAAGCAGAGAAAGAAGACCAAGGATCCATGGCCTTCATGCCGAAGATCGACGAGCTCGAGAGCTTGCTGGAGGCCTACTTCGTGCAGATCGACGGCACCCTGAACAAGCTCTCAACT AAACGCTTAATTTCTTGGTTCATTCATGGATTGGTTTGA
- the LOC136472936 gene encoding peptidyl-prolyl cis-trans isomerase FKBP16-3, chloroplastic-like, with the protein MAAATSSSASPLLLPSGPRHASASTAWLRGGSAFRSRALSSEAPCCCKAAAVGSAEQCGAADDFLIGGSSSTRRGLVGVALGASALGLAAFDAVAAGLPPEEKPKLCDATCESELENVPMVTTESGLQYKDIKVGEGPSPPIGFQVAANYVAMVPTGQIFDSSLEKGQPYIFRVGSGQVIKGLDEGILSMKVGGLRRLYIPGPLAFPKGLTSAPGRPRVPPSSPVVFDVNLLYIPGLDDE; encoded by the exons ATGGCTGCAGCAACGTCCTCCTCTGCCTCGCCGCTCCTCCTCCCCTCAG GGCCGAGACATGCCTCGGCCTCGACGGCGTGGCTTCGCGGCGGCAGCGCGTTCAGAAGCAGGGCGCTGAGCTCAGAGGCGCCGTGCTGCTGCAAGGCTGCCGCCGTTGGAAGCGCGGAGCAATGCGGGGCGGCTGACGATTTCTTGATCGGTGGCAGCAGCAGTACCCGGAGGGGGCTGGTAGGAGTGGCCCTGGGAGCCTCTGCCTTGGGGCTGGCAGCGTTTGATGCCGTCGCCGCCGGGTTGCCGCCGGAGGAGAAGCCCAAGCTCTGCGACGCCACCTGCGAAAGCGAGCTCGAAAAT GTGCCTATGGTAACTACGGAATCCGGACTGCAGTACAAGGATATCAAAGTGGGCGAAGGGCCAAGCCCACCCATTGGTTTCCAG GTTGCAGCAAATTATGTTGCTATGGTGCCAACTGGGCAGATATTCGACAG TTCACTGGAGAAAGGTCAGCCCTACATATTCCGTGTTGGATCAGGACAG GTGATCAAGGGGCTTGATGAGGGGATTTTgtcaatgaaggttggaggacTACGTCGGCTGTACATACCTGGGCCA TTAGCATTTCCTAAGGGTCTTACTTCAGCTCCTGGAAGGCCACGAGTACCCCCGAGCAGCCCTGTCGTTTTCGACGTCAATTTACTGTACATACCAGGTCTAGATGATGAGTGA